In Carcharodon carcharias isolate sCarCar2 chromosome 3, sCarCar2.pri, whole genome shotgun sequence, a single window of DNA contains:
- the fignl1 gene encoding fidgetin-like protein 1 isoform X1, producing MFGKMQSFDALHLSEWQKHYFNIISNDCTPGQRADAYRGQILQLQYAWANSDISRDCAASSFRRCTEKYSAIIDSDSAEIGLNNYADSVLSLSRCQKNESNQWQSLLTEDSIFKLKSVQAMFKSGKTRDLLVSAADVSTVVGKANYMTNLDCHKVETASVSNTEASVPKIKTLTFLEGTSVDKVNVNYSSDKSSTNNAFTCPKIAQNLSTAKPVTDETSALGSTDKFSSAPLKSLSGGPLFGLSKVASCTVPQTSQLRTVSGQCMPINNNLALVAPGSTSKRKSSWVSGDGSSDSYNNMSYGHFQNQNWTNSNQKSFDNVTRNMKCDGGAADEGFITNFKTAKEQLHVDQQKKFGNQSRPQQLPVTMPYNCSKKSLGTVRSRGLFGKFVSPVSKQDNGDENGGLSSVPHENSSSEPTPPVDECLKNLEPKMIQLIMSEIMDHGPPVNWDDIAGLEFAKTTIKEIVVWPMLRPDIFTGLRGPPKGILLFGPPGTGKTLIGKCIACQSGATFFSISASSLTSKWVGEGEKMVRAMFAVARCHQPAVIFIDEIDSLLSQRVDGEHDSSRRIKTEFLVQLDGATTSADDRILVVGATNRPQEIDEAARRRLVKRLYIPLPEVSARRQIVVKLMSHENCSLSPEELELIIEQSEGFSGADMTQLCREAALGPIRSIQIADIATITPDQVRPIAFIDFKNAFVNVRPSVSLKDLELYEEWNKTFGCGR from the exons AT GTTTGGTAAAATGCAGTCTTTTGATGCACTACACCTCAGTGAATGGCAGAAACATTATTTCAATATAATCTCCAATGATTGCACACCTGGACAGAGGGCCGATGCTTATCGTGGACAAATTTTGCAGTTGCAGTATGCATGGGCAAACTCTGATATCTCTCGGGACTGTGCTGCCAGCTCATTCAGGAGATGCACTGAAAAATATTCAGCCATTATTGACTcggacagtgcagagattgggtTGAATAATTATGCTGACAGCGTTCTGAGTTTGTCAAGATGTCAAAAGAATGAAAGCAATCAGTGGCAGTCTTTGTTGACTGAAGACAGTATTTTCAAATTAAAAAGTGTGCAGGCAATGTTTAAATCTGGCAAAACTAGAGACTTGCTGGTATCGGCAGCTGATGTTTCGACAGTAGTCGGGAAAGCCAATTACATGACAAACTTAGACTGTCATAAAGTGGAAACTGCATCTGTCAGTAATACAGAAGCTTCAGTTCCTAAAATTAAAACATTAACATTTCTTGAAGGCACATCAGTGGACAAAGTCAATGTAAACTATTCTTCAGACAAGTCCTCCACAAATAATGCCTTTACATGTCCGAAAATAGCGCAAAATCTGTCAACTGCTAAGCCAGTGACTGATGAAACTAGTGCCTTGGGATCTACAGATAAATTTTCATCGGCACCTTTGAAAAGCCTCTCTGGTGGCCCTTTGTTTGGATTGAGCAAAGTAGCAAGTTGTACTGTACCTCAGACAAGTCAACTAAGAACTGTATCTGGACAGTGTATGCCTATTAATAATAATCTGGCCCTTGTGGCACCTGGTAGCACATCAAAGAGGAAATCTTCCTGGGTATCGGGAGATGGCAGCAGTGATTCATATAATAACATGAGTTATGGACACTTTCAAAACCAAAACTGGACTAATTCTAATCAAAAGAGTTTTGATAATGTGACCAGAAATATGAAATGTGATGGAGGCGCTGCTGATGAAGGTTTTATAACGAATTTTAAAACTGCTAAGGAGCAACTGCATGTTGATCAACAGAAAAAGTTTGGAAATCAGTCTCGACCTCAGCAACTACCTGTAACAATGCCATATAATTGTTCAAAAAAGTCGTTGGGCACAGTCAGGTCTCGTGGTTTATTTGGTAAATTTGTTTCTCCAGTATCAAAACAGGATAATGGTGATGAAAATGGTGGATTGTCTTCAGTGCCTCATGAGAACAGTTCTTCTGAACCCACTCCACCAGTGGATGAATGTTTGAAGAATCTTGAGCCAAAGATGATTCAACTCATTATGAGTGAGATCATGGACCATGGTCCCCCAGTGAACTGGGATGATATAGCTGGGCTGGAGTTTGCTAAAACAACAATTAAGGAGATAGTGGTTTGGCCAATGCTTAGACCAGATATCTTTACTGGACTCCGTGGTCCACCCAAAGGAATTCTCTTATTTGGCCCTCCTGGAACAGGTAAAACGCTAATTGGCAAGTGCATTGCTTGCCAGTCAGGTGCTACTTTTTTCAGCATCAGTGCTTCATCACTAACATCCAAGTGGGTTGGAGAAGGTGAAAAAATGGTACGTGCGATGTTTGCTGTAGCACGCTGCCACCAGCCTGCAGTTATCTTTATTGATGAAATTGATTCTCTCTTGTCCCAACGAGTCGATGGAGAACATGACTCTTCTCGAAGAATAAAAACTGAGTTTTTAGTGCAGTTAGATGGTGCTACTACTTCAGCAGATGATCGTATTCTTGTGGTTGGAGCCACAAACCGACCCCAAGAAATAGATGAGGCAGCTCGTAGACGTCTGGTCAAAAGACTGTACATCCCTTTACCTGAAGTATCAGCAAGGAGGCAGATAGTGGTGAAGTTGATGTCTCATGAAAACTGTTCTCTGAGTCCAGAGGAATTGGAGTTGATCATTGAACAATCTGAAGGATTTTCAGGCGCTGACATGACTCAACTTTGTCGTGAGGCAGCCTTGGGGCCAATCCGCAGCATTCAGATAGCGGACATCGCCACTATCACTCCTGACCAAGTGCGGCCTATTGCATTCATAGACTTTAAAAATGCTTTTGTAAATGTGAGGCCAAGTGTGTCCCTGAAAGA
- the fignl1 gene encoding fidgetin-like protein 1 isoform X2 has product MQSFDALHLSEWQKHYFNIISNDCTPGQRADAYRGQILQLQYAWANSDISRDCAASSFRRCTEKYSAIIDSDSAEIGLNNYADSVLSLSRCQKNESNQWQSLLTEDSIFKLKSVQAMFKSGKTRDLLVSAADVSTVVGKANYMTNLDCHKVETASVSNTEASVPKIKTLTFLEGTSVDKVNVNYSSDKSSTNNAFTCPKIAQNLSTAKPVTDETSALGSTDKFSSAPLKSLSGGPLFGLSKVASCTVPQTSQLRTVSGQCMPINNNLALVAPGSTSKRKSSWVSGDGSSDSYNNMSYGHFQNQNWTNSNQKSFDNVTRNMKCDGGAADEGFITNFKTAKEQLHVDQQKKFGNQSRPQQLPVTMPYNCSKKSLGTVRSRGLFGKFVSPVSKQDNGDENGGLSSVPHENSSSEPTPPVDECLKNLEPKMIQLIMSEIMDHGPPVNWDDIAGLEFAKTTIKEIVVWPMLRPDIFTGLRGPPKGILLFGPPGTGKTLIGKCIACQSGATFFSISASSLTSKWVGEGEKMVRAMFAVARCHQPAVIFIDEIDSLLSQRVDGEHDSSRRIKTEFLVQLDGATTSADDRILVVGATNRPQEIDEAARRRLVKRLYIPLPEVSARRQIVVKLMSHENCSLSPEELELIIEQSEGFSGADMTQLCREAALGPIRSIQIADIATITPDQVRPIAFIDFKNAFVNVRPSVSLKDLELYEEWNKTFGCGR; this is encoded by the coding sequence ATGCAGTCTTTTGATGCACTACACCTCAGTGAATGGCAGAAACATTATTTCAATATAATCTCCAATGATTGCACACCTGGACAGAGGGCCGATGCTTATCGTGGACAAATTTTGCAGTTGCAGTATGCATGGGCAAACTCTGATATCTCTCGGGACTGTGCTGCCAGCTCATTCAGGAGATGCACTGAAAAATATTCAGCCATTATTGACTcggacagtgcagagattgggtTGAATAATTATGCTGACAGCGTTCTGAGTTTGTCAAGATGTCAAAAGAATGAAAGCAATCAGTGGCAGTCTTTGTTGACTGAAGACAGTATTTTCAAATTAAAAAGTGTGCAGGCAATGTTTAAATCTGGCAAAACTAGAGACTTGCTGGTATCGGCAGCTGATGTTTCGACAGTAGTCGGGAAAGCCAATTACATGACAAACTTAGACTGTCATAAAGTGGAAACTGCATCTGTCAGTAATACAGAAGCTTCAGTTCCTAAAATTAAAACATTAACATTTCTTGAAGGCACATCAGTGGACAAAGTCAATGTAAACTATTCTTCAGACAAGTCCTCCACAAATAATGCCTTTACATGTCCGAAAATAGCGCAAAATCTGTCAACTGCTAAGCCAGTGACTGATGAAACTAGTGCCTTGGGATCTACAGATAAATTTTCATCGGCACCTTTGAAAAGCCTCTCTGGTGGCCCTTTGTTTGGATTGAGCAAAGTAGCAAGTTGTACTGTACCTCAGACAAGTCAACTAAGAACTGTATCTGGACAGTGTATGCCTATTAATAATAATCTGGCCCTTGTGGCACCTGGTAGCACATCAAAGAGGAAATCTTCCTGGGTATCGGGAGATGGCAGCAGTGATTCATATAATAACATGAGTTATGGACACTTTCAAAACCAAAACTGGACTAATTCTAATCAAAAGAGTTTTGATAATGTGACCAGAAATATGAAATGTGATGGAGGCGCTGCTGATGAAGGTTTTATAACGAATTTTAAAACTGCTAAGGAGCAACTGCATGTTGATCAACAGAAAAAGTTTGGAAATCAGTCTCGACCTCAGCAACTACCTGTAACAATGCCATATAATTGTTCAAAAAAGTCGTTGGGCACAGTCAGGTCTCGTGGTTTATTTGGTAAATTTGTTTCTCCAGTATCAAAACAGGATAATGGTGATGAAAATGGTGGATTGTCTTCAGTGCCTCATGAGAACAGTTCTTCTGAACCCACTCCACCAGTGGATGAATGTTTGAAGAATCTTGAGCCAAAGATGATTCAACTCATTATGAGTGAGATCATGGACCATGGTCCCCCAGTGAACTGGGATGATATAGCTGGGCTGGAGTTTGCTAAAACAACAATTAAGGAGATAGTGGTTTGGCCAATGCTTAGACCAGATATCTTTACTGGACTCCGTGGTCCACCCAAAGGAATTCTCTTATTTGGCCCTCCTGGAACAGGTAAAACGCTAATTGGCAAGTGCATTGCTTGCCAGTCAGGTGCTACTTTTTTCAGCATCAGTGCTTCATCACTAACATCCAAGTGGGTTGGAGAAGGTGAAAAAATGGTACGTGCGATGTTTGCTGTAGCACGCTGCCACCAGCCTGCAGTTATCTTTATTGATGAAATTGATTCTCTCTTGTCCCAACGAGTCGATGGAGAACATGACTCTTCTCGAAGAATAAAAACTGAGTTTTTAGTGCAGTTAGATGGTGCTACTACTTCAGCAGATGATCGTATTCTTGTGGTTGGAGCCACAAACCGACCCCAAGAAATAGATGAGGCAGCTCGTAGACGTCTGGTCAAAAGACTGTACATCCCTTTACCTGAAGTATCAGCAAGGAGGCAGATAGTGGTGAAGTTGATGTCTCATGAAAACTGTTCTCTGAGTCCAGAGGAATTGGAGTTGATCATTGAACAATCTGAAGGATTTTCAGGCGCTGACATGACTCAACTTTGTCGTGAGGCAGCCTTGGGGCCAATCCGCAGCATTCAGATAGCGGACATCGCCACTATCACTCCTGACCAAGTGCGGCCTATTGCATTCATAGACTTTAAAAATGCTTTTGTAAATGTGAGGCCAAGTGTGTCCCTGAAAGA